In one Deinococcus aerolatus genomic region, the following are encoded:
- a CDS encoding alpha/beta fold hydrolase: MTPTGRAPTSRTVQTSRLQTAVLERPAVGVARRRLLLVHGNVSDSEFFRDLMGSLPEDIHVVAPDLRGYGDSEAKPIDATRGLNDWADDLLALLDALEWQGAHLLGWSMGGGVVMQVALSAPQRVRSLTLVAPVSPYGFGGTHGAGGTPNTPDFAGSGGGTVNAAFVPLIAAGDRSDAAGSPRDVMRKFYFNAAQFQPDPETEEAWVTSMLKTRTGDSYYPGDMTPSENWPNVAPGTAGVANAFSSRYMNLSAFAQLTPPPPVLWVRGDADAIVGDTSLFDLAQLGALGAVPGWPGAEACPPQPMVTQMRTVLERGEASGGQWRELVLPGVGHSPFIEAPDTFRAALLEHLDRT; this comes from the coding sequence ATGACACCGACGGGCAGAGCACCGACTTCACGAACAGTCCAGACCTCGCGCCTCCAGACCGCTGTGCTGGAGCGCCCTGCCGTGGGGGTGGCACGGCGTCGGCTGCTGCTGGTTCACGGCAACGTGTCCGACAGTGAGTTCTTCCGTGACCTGATGGGCTCTTTACCGGAGGACATCCACGTCGTTGCCCCTGATCTGCGCGGCTACGGCGACAGCGAGGCGAAGCCCATCGACGCCACGCGCGGTCTGAACGACTGGGCAGACGATCTGCTGGCGCTGCTGGACGCGCTGGAGTGGCAAGGCGCGCACCTGCTGGGCTGGAGCATGGGCGGCGGGGTGGTCATGCAGGTGGCGCTGAGCGCGCCGCAGCGGGTGAGGTCGCTGACGCTGGTGGCTCCGGTCAGTCCGTACGGCTTCGGCGGCACGCACGGCGCCGGCGGCACGCCCAACACACCGGATTTTGCAGGGTCCGGCGGCGGCACCGTGAACGCGGCCTTTGTTCCGTTGATTGCCGCCGGGGACCGCTCGGACGCGGCAGGCAGCCCCCGTGACGTGATGCGGAAGTTCTACTTCAACGCCGCGCAGTTTCAGCCGGACCCTGAGACGGAAGAGGCGTGGGTGACGTCCATGCTGAAGACCCGTACCGGCGACAGCTACTACCCCGGCGACATGACGCCCAGCGAGAACTGGCCGAATGTCGCGCCGGGGACGGCTGGCGTGGCGAACGCCTTCAGTTCCAGGTACATGAATCTGTCGGCCTTCGCGCAGCTGACGCCGCCCCCGCCCGTGCTGTGGGTGCGCGGGGACGCCGACGCCATCGTGGGGGACACCAGCCTGTTTGATCTGGCCCAGCTGGGTGCCCTGGGCGCGGTGCCCGGCTGGCCCGGCGCGGAGGCCTGCCCGCCCCAGCCGATGGTCACGCAGATGCGAACCGTGCTGGAACGCGGCGAGGCCAGCGGCGGTCAGTGGCGTGAGCTGGTGCTGCCCGGCGTGGGCCACTCACCCTTCATTGAGGCGCCGGACACGTTCAGGGCGGCGCTGCTGGAGCATCTGGATCGCACCTGA
- a CDS encoding alpha/beta hydrolase family protein, which produces MEQFAQFAVDGQRLYGMLHTPDTPAPVRGWPSVLMVHGFTGNRTDHHRLLTLQSRALAQRGMASLRFDCRGSGDSQGDFSEMTVSREVQDVQAAAAYLRQQPDIDPQRVMLLGYSMGGMVAALAARSVDAHRLLLWAPALPELWLPLLRGGVLPPGVTDLDGWPLGRAFLQELPRLRPLQAAAEWGGVAHVIHGDADATCPPEWGMRYAQALGCDAAAIPGGTHNFGSLETTQMLYAESLRFLGGG; this is translated from the coding sequence ATGGAACAGTTCGCGCAGTTCGCGGTAGACGGGCAGCGCCTGTACGGCATGCTGCACACCCCCGATACGCCGGCCCCCGTCAGAGGATGGCCCTCGGTGCTGATGGTCCACGGCTTTACCGGCAACCGGACCGACCACCACCGCCTGCTGACGCTGCAGTCGCGGGCGCTCGCGCAGCGGGGCATGGCCAGCCTGCGCTTCGATTGCCGGGGCAGCGGCGACTCGCAGGGTGACTTCAGCGAGATGACCGTGTCGCGTGAGGTGCAGGACGTGCAGGCCGCCGCCGCCTACCTCCGGCAGCAGCCCGACATCGACCCCCAGCGGGTGATGCTGCTGGGCTACAGCATGGGCGGCATGGTGGCGGCCCTGGCCGCGCGGTCGGTGGACGCCCACCGGCTGCTGCTGTGGGCCCCGGCCCTGCCCGAGCTGTGGCTGCCCCTGCTGCGCGGCGGGGTCCTGCCCCCCGGCGTCACCGATCTGGACGGCTGGCCGCTGGGCCGCGCCTTCTTGCAGGAGCTGCCCCGGCTGCGCCCGCTACAGGCCGCAGCCGAGTGGGGCGGCGTGGCCCACGTGATCCACGGCGACGCCGATGCCACCTGTCCGCCTGAATGGGGCATGCGCTATGCCCAGGCGCTGGGCTGCGACGCGGCGGCCATCCCTGGAGGCACCCACAATTTCGGCAGTCTGGAGACCACCCAGATGCTCTACGCGGAGTCCCTGCGTTTTCTGGGCGGCGGCTGA
- a CDS encoding OmpH family outer membrane protein: protein MKITAKTLAPLAVVAAFGLGTVAPHAQTPAQKIGFVDVAKLLAAHPNDKDIKAIQAKADTELSALDKQVKAIDAKGTAATAAEKQQRETLVKTIQSKAADYDKQIEPKITAVEKSVDTAVSAVAKSNGYSVVMDKSVAANGLVIYADPATEITDAALKAIKP, encoded by the coding sequence ATGAAGATCACCGCCAAAACCCTGGCTCCCCTTGCCGTCGTCGCCGCCTTCGGCCTGGGGACCGTCGCCCCGCATGCCCAGACCCCCGCCCAGAAAATCGGGTTCGTGGATGTGGCCAAACTGCTGGCGGCCCACCCCAACGACAAGGACATCAAGGCCATTCAGGCCAAGGCCGACACCGAACTCAGCGCCCTCGACAAGCAGGTCAAGGCCATCGACGCCAAGGGCACTGCCGCCACCGCCGCCGAGAAGCAGCAGCGTGAGACGCTGGTCAAGACCATTCAGAGCAAGGCGGCCGACTACGACAAGCAGATCGAGCCCAAGATCACGGCCGTCGAGAAGTCGGTGGACACGGCGGTCAGCGCCGTCGCCAAGTCCAACGGCTACTCCGTGGTGATGGACAAGTCGGTGGCGGCCAACGGCCTGGTGATCTACGCCGATCCGGCCACCGAGATCACCGACGCGGCCCTCAAGGCCATCAAACCCTGA
- a CDS encoding aminotransferase class V-fold PLP-dependent enzyme, giving the protein MTQTAPPPQPAAHVPLNRERLIAPGPVEVDPRVLLELAQPQMHHRSRDAAAKLMEARQKLTRLLGDPYDAVITTSSGTGAFEGALVSTTPAGARVVNAQAGKFSERWGDMAGRFGYDVQIVARPWGDLLDPEEVAADSRGAHTLLITHSETSTGALHDLEAIARAARDGNPDLIIIADCVTSYGVAELRPAAWGVDVIVSGSQKGTATPPGLGFVLFSPEVQERMVQNTAHGYYLDLTRELRGQKAGNTPQTPAINLMYALSAALDRPLGVPLEVLWAEQERKTAALIAAGTALGCPSWTARPSPAVAVLQAPEGRTGRQIAAALTGLGQRALAGQAPHEDAVFRVSTMGYADRYDALGVAGMLEDAFAALGQRFERGVAVSAAWAALQ; this is encoded by the coding sequence ATGACCCAGACGGCCCCTCCGCCCCAGCCCGCCGCCCACGTCCCGCTGAACCGTGAACGCCTGATCGCGCCCGGCCCGGTGGAGGTGGACCCCCGCGTGCTGCTGGAACTGGCGCAGCCGCAGATGCACCACCGCAGCCGCGACGCGGCGGCCAAACTGATGGAGGCACGCCAGAAGTTGACCCGCCTGCTGGGCGACCCCTACGACGCCGTGATCACCACCAGCAGCGGCACCGGGGCCTTCGAGGGCGCGCTGGTCAGCACCACGCCTGCCGGGGCACGGGTGGTCAACGCGCAGGCCGGGAAGTTCAGCGAGCGCTGGGGCGACATGGCGGGGCGCTTTGGCTACGACGTTCAGATCGTGGCCCGGCCCTGGGGTGACCTGCTTGATCCGGAGGAGGTGGCCGCCGACAGCCGGGGCGCCCACACCCTGCTGATCACCCACAGCGAGACCAGCACCGGGGCGCTGCACGATCTGGAGGCGATTGCGCGGGCAGCCAGGGACGGAAATCCCGACCTCATCATCATTGCCGACTGCGTGACCTCCTACGGCGTGGCGGAATTGCGGCCCGCGGCCTGGGGCGTGGACGTGATCGTGTCGGGCAGCCAGAAGGGCACGGCCACCCCGCCGGGCCTGGGTTTCGTGCTGTTCAGTCCGGAGGTCCAGGAGCGCATGGTTCAGAACACCGCCCACGGCTACTACCTGGACCTGACCCGCGAACTCAGGGGCCAGAAGGCGGGCAACACCCCGCAGACCCCGGCCATCAACCTGATGTACGCGCTGTCTGCCGCGCTGGACCGCCCACTGGGCGTGCCGCTGGAAGTCCTGTGGGCTGAGCAGGAGCGCAAGACCGCCGCGCTGATCGCCGCCGGAACTGCGCTGGGCTGCCCCTCCTGGACCGCCCGGCCCAGCCCCGCCGTGGCCGTGTTGCAGGCCCCAGAGGGGCGAACGGGCCGCCAGATCGCCGCCGCCCTGACCGGACTGGGCCAGCGTGCCCTGGCGGGTCAGGCCCCCCACGAGGACGCCGTGTTCCGGGTCAGCACCATGGGGTACGCAGACCGTTACGACGCGCTGGGCGTGGCCGGAATGCTGGAAGACGCCTTCGCGGCCCTGGGCCAAAGGTTCGAGCGTGGAGTGGCGGTGTCGGCGGCCTGGGCGGCCTTGCAATAG
- a CDS encoding OmpH family outer membrane protein has translation MLLLPLALLATVPHAQSARNRVGLVDVQAAVKALPASKAYLDLSARVDADLEGKRQKIDALAARAAATASAADRKALLDAQQAYNSAQTGYQGRLTTAFQPVSVKLNAAVAKVARANGYSVVMDRQVAAQTRLIVYANSTADLTAAVIKALK, from the coding sequence ATGCTTCTTCTGCCGCTGGCGCTGCTTGCCACGGTGCCCCACGCCCAGTCGGCCAGAAACCGGGTGGGCCTGGTCGACGTGCAGGCCGCCGTGAAGGCGTTGCCCGCCAGCAAGGCTTACCTGGATCTCTCGGCCCGTGTGGACGCCGATCTCGAGGGCAAACGCCAGAAAATCGATGCCCTCGCCGCCCGGGCCGCCGCCACGGCCAGCGCCGCCGACCGGAAGGCGCTGCTGGACGCGCAGCAGGCCTACAACAGTGCCCAGACCGGCTATCAGGGCCGCCTGACCACTGCCTTCCAGCCGGTGTCGGTCAAGCTCAATGCGGCGGTGGCCAAGGTGGCCCGGGCCAACGGTTACAGCGTGGTCATGGACCGGCAGGTGGCCGCCCAGACCCGGCTGATCGTTTACGCCAACTCCACCGCTGACCTGACCGCCGCAGTTATCAAAGCGCTGAAGTAA
- a CDS encoding CBS and ACT domain-containing protein, which produces MLVRDWMTRDPVTVSPTTPVMDALKTLKEGNFRRLPVMEGGKLIGITTRKDLKDAMPSKATTLSVWELNYLLSKLTVAEMMARPVITAAEGEYMEDAALRMQEHHVGGLPVLDDSGKLSGIITTMDVLRAFTEILGMREGGPRITLEMPDTPGSLEKATRAIAPSNIISVATYDGRGDRRRFVMRVSGEGSDTVKQRVRDSGITVLD; this is translated from the coding sequence ATGTTAGTACGCGACTGGATGACCCGTGATCCCGTGACCGTCAGCCCCACCACGCCAGTGATGGACGCCCTGAAGACCCTCAAGGAGGGCAATTTCCGCCGCCTGCCGGTGATGGAAGGCGGCAAGCTGATCGGCATCACCACCCGCAAGGACCTGAAAGACGCCATGCCCAGCAAGGCCACCACCCTGAGCGTGTGGGAACTGAACTACCTGCTGAGCAAGCTGACGGTGGCCGAGATGATGGCCCGTCCGGTGATCACGGCGGCCGAGGGCGAGTACATGGAAGACGCGGCGCTGCGGATGCAGGAGCACCATGTGGGCGGCCTGCCGGTGCTGGATGACAGCGGCAAGCTGAGTGGCATCATCACCACCATGGACGTGCTGCGCGCCTTCACCGAGATCCTGGGCATGCGTGAGGGCGGCCCCCGCATCACCCTGGAGATGCCCGACACCCCCGGCAGCCTGGAAAAAGCCACCCGTGCCATTGCGCCCAGCAACATCATCAGCGTCGCCACCTACGATGGCCGGGGTGACCGCCGCCGCTTCGTGATGCGCGTCAGCGGCGAGGGCAGCGACACCGTCAAGCAGCGTGTGCGGGACTCGGGCATCACCGTCCTGGACTGA
- a CDS encoding ABC transporter substrate-binding protein, with amino-acid sequence MKTLLLTGVLLAVSGAGAVKVGVLLPLSGAGSVSGQAAKNGYDLALDEINKAGGVLGKPLEVVYGDDASAAAKAVPEFVKLVTVDKVDFMAGGVSSAVSVALSGPAKQYNTFMAWIGAAAVPVEDAFADHKYFFHYHPWSYYNFEAILGFFKTLKVKQGAKNIAIAYEDGPFGSAGIDATVDAFKKAGFNVVLTEKFKTGSGNFGPLVSKAKAAKPDILYWVGYDTDALPLATEIKQQNLKLGLIYGTPPSWPVGFEKNPLANDIAGLSLWLPTSPTKESRLFVNAYKGKFGNVTEEYFAPLAYVNLKSLAAAINRAGSADKDKVAAELAKTNMPTPFGPLTFSKSLKTQYQGFKAGNWLHFQFLSDTRVPVYPIKFAQKPLVWHK; translated from the coding sequence ATGAAAACTCTACTTCTGACGGGCGTGCTGCTCGCGGTTTCCGGTGCGGGTGCGGTGAAGGTGGGCGTCTTGCTTCCCCTCTCGGGGGCAGGCAGTGTGTCGGGCCAGGCCGCCAAGAACGGTTACGATCTGGCGCTCGACGAGATCAACAAGGCCGGGGGCGTGCTGGGCAAGCCCCTGGAAGTGGTCTACGGCGACGACGCCAGCGCCGCGGCCAAGGCGGTGCCGGAGTTCGTCAAGCTGGTCACGGTGGACAAGGTGGACTTCATGGCCGGCGGCGTGAGCAGCGCAGTCAGCGTGGCCCTGTCCGGCCCAGCCAAGCAGTACAACACCTTCATGGCCTGGATCGGCGCCGCCGCAGTTCCTGTCGAGGACGCGTTCGCGGACCACAAGTACTTCTTCCACTACCACCCGTGGTCCTACTACAACTTTGAGGCCATCCTGGGCTTCTTCAAGACCCTCAAGGTCAAGCAGGGCGCCAAGAACATCGCCATCGCCTATGAGGACGGTCCCTTCGGCAGCGCGGGCATCGACGCCACCGTGGACGCCTTCAAGAAGGCCGGCTTCAACGTCGTCCTGACCGAGAAGTTCAAGACCGGCAGCGGCAACTTCGGCCCGCTGGTCTCCAAGGCCAAGGCTGCCAAGCCTGACATCCTGTACTGGGTGGGCTACGACACCGACGCCCTGCCGCTGGCCACCGAGATCAAGCAGCAGAACCTCAAGCTGGGCCTGATCTACGGCACGCCGCCCAGCTGGCCGGTGGGCTTCGAGAAAAACCCCCTAGCCAACGACATCGCGGGTCTGAGCCTGTGGCTGCCCACCAGCCCTACCAAGGAAAGCCGCCTCTTCGTGAACGCCTACAAAGGCAAGTTCGGCAACGTCACCGAGGAGTACTTTGCACCGCTCGCCTACGTGAATCTCAAGTCGCTGGCCGCCGCCATTAACCGGGCAGGCAGTGCCGACAAGGACAAGGTGGCCGCCGAACTGGCCAAGACCAACATGCCCACGCCGTTCGGCCCGCTGACCTTCAGCAAGAGCCTCAAGACCCAGTACCAGGGGTTCAAGGCCGGCAACTGGCTGCACTTCCAGTTCCTGAGCGACACCCGCGTTCCGGTGTACCCGATCAAGTTCGCGCAGAAGCCGCTGGTGTGGCACAAATAG
- a CDS encoding branched-chain amino acid ABC transporter permease, with translation MDLFLQTLLNGLLQSGIYALVASGLALAVGVVGIVNFAHGEFLMIGAFMAWAASAFLGVDPLLSLPIVAVAVFGVGALTYRVSIRHVLLAPELNQMLLTFGLGILLQNLALMLLGGNTRTVTTPYQASSLSIGELSIGGPKAIAFGLAAALLGALYFTLYRTVLGRQMRAVAQNRRGAQLIGIPVDRVYLIAFGVSCGLAAVAGVLVSVLLFASPTVGLVFALKAFAIIVMAGLGNLTGVLWASVILGLSEALVQTYVPGGGGWSDAVFFLMIFGTLVLRSFRKAA, from the coding sequence ATGGACCTGTTTCTACAAACCCTTCTCAATGGCCTGCTGCAAAGCGGGATCTACGCGCTGGTGGCCTCCGGGCTGGCGCTGGCGGTGGGCGTGGTGGGCATCGTCAACTTCGCGCACGGCGAGTTCCTGATGATCGGGGCCTTCATGGCCTGGGCAGCCAGCGCCTTTCTGGGCGTTGACCCGCTGCTGTCGTTGCCCATCGTGGCGGTGGCGGTGTTCGGCGTGGGCGCCCTGACCTACCGCGTCAGTATCCGGCATGTGCTGCTGGCCCCGGAACTTAACCAGATGCTGCTGACCTTCGGGCTGGGCATCCTGTTGCAGAACCTCGCGCTGATGCTGCTGGGCGGCAACACCCGCACCGTCACCACGCCGTACCAGGCCAGCAGCCTGAGCATCGGCGAGCTGAGCATCGGCGGCCCCAAGGCGATTGCCTTCGGACTGGCCGCCGCGCTGCTGGGGGCGCTGTACTTCACGCTGTACCGCACGGTGCTGGGCCGCCAGATGCGGGCCGTGGCGCAGAACCGCCGGGGCGCGCAACTGATCGGCATTCCGGTGGACCGGGTGTACCTGATCGCCTTCGGCGTGTCGTGCGGGCTGGCGGCGGTGGCGGGCGTGCTGGTCAGCGTGCTGCTGTTCGCTTCGCCCACCGTGGGGCTGGTCTTCGCGTTGAAGGCCTTTGCTATCATCGTGATGGCGGGGCTGGGCAACCTGACCGGCGTGTTGTGGGCCTCGGTGATTCTGGGCCTGTCGGAAGCGCTGGTGCAGACCTACGTGCCGGGCGG